The genomic interval CCGTCGCCCTCACCGCCGCGCTCTTCACCGGCATGGTGCTGGCCCTGCAGACCGCGGTGAACATGGCCCGCTTCGGGGCGGAGAACTACGTGGGCCCGGTGGTGGCGCTGTCGATCCTTCGCGAGCTGGGGCCGGTGCTCACCGCCATCCTGGTGGGCGGCAAGGTCGCCTCCGGCATCACCGCCGAGCTGGGCTCGATGAAGGTCACCGAGCAGATCGACGCCCTCCGCGCCCTCGGGGTGAACTACATCAAGAAGCTGATCGTGCCGCGGCTCATGGCCGCGCTCCTCGTCTTCCCCCTCGTCACGATCCTGGCCGACGGCATGGGGCTCCTCGGAGGTATGCTGATTGCCGTGTACGACCGCAACGTCGACTCGTATCTGTACTGGAACACCATCTCCTACTGGGTGGTGCTGAAGGACTTCCTGACCGGCGTCGGCAAGAGCGTGGTCTTCGGCGCGCTGGTCACCTTGATCGGCTGCTACAACGGGCTCGCCACCGAGGGCGGCACCGAGGGGCTCGGCCGCTCCACCACCGCCACCGTGGTGCAGGTGGCCATGGGGGTGATCGTATCGGACTTCTTCATCACCAAGCTGTTCCTCATCATGTTCTGGTGAGCGCCGCGATGGCCGTCGCCTCGCCTCTCGTCGAGCTGCGCGACATCCACAAGTCGTTCGGGCAGAACCACGTCCTGCGCGGCGTGAGCCTCGGCCTGAACAAGGGCACGATCCTGGCCGTGATGGGGGGCAGTGGCACCGGCAAGACCGTCCTGCTCCGGATCGCGGCGGGGCTCGTCCGCCCGGACAGCGGCGAGGTGCGCCTCTTCGGCACCCGCACCGATCGGATGCGCGAGGAGTCGATGCTGTCGCTGCGCCGGCGCACCGGCTTCGTGTTCCAGGGTGCCGCGCTCTTCGACTCGCTGTCCGTCTTCGAGAACGTGGCCTACGCGCTCCGCGAGCACACCCGGATGTCGCTGGGCGAGATCACCGATCGCGTGCACCACTTCCTCTCGCTGGTCGGCCTGCCCGACACCGACGACCTCCTGCCCGCCGAGCTGAGCGGCGGCATGCGCAAGCGGGTGGGCATCGCGCGAGCCCTCGTGATGGAGCCGGAGGTGGTGTTCTTCGACGAGCCCACCGCGGGGCTCGATCCGACGAACGCGCGGCTGGTGGCCCAGCTGATCGCGCAGCTGCGCACCGGGGTGTGCGACACCGCGATCGTGGTCACCCACGACGTGGAGTTCGCGGAGCTCGTGGCCGACCAGATGGCGATCCTGCTCCACGGGCGGTTCGCCGACATGGGCACCCCCGCCGAGATCCATCGCTCCCCCGATCCGGACGTCCGGCGCTTCCTGACCGGCGAGCTGCGCGAGATCTAGGGCCGTGGCCGACGGGCGGCAGTTCGCGCTGCAGATCCGGATCGGCGCCTTCATCCTGGCCGGCCTGCTCGTCTTCGTGGCCATCATCTATCTGCTGGGCGCGCAGGCGCGCTACTTCGAGCGCAAGTACGACCTCATCGCCGAGTTCACCGAGGTGGGTGGGCTCATGGAAGGCGCCACGGTTCGCCTGGCCGGCGTGCAGATCGGGCGGGTGACCGGCGTCGTGCTGCCCCCCGAGCCCGGCGGCAAGGTGCGGGTGACGCTCACGGTGGCCCGCCGGTACTCCGACCGCATCCGCCGCGACTCCGAGGTCCACATCGCCACCCAGGGCCTGCTGGGCGACAAGATCATCGAGATCTCCCTCGGCTCGCCCTCGGCGCCCCCGCTGCAGGCGGGCGACATGCTGGCCTCGAAGGAATCGTTCGAGATGCAGCAGATGTTCAAGACGGGCATCGAGACCTTGCAGACGGTCCGGGAGCTGGCCGCGAGCCTCAAGGGCACCGCGGAGCGGGTCGATCGCATCGCCAAGCAGGTCGAGACCGGCAAGGGATTCGTCCACACCCTGGTCTACGGCGAGCCGGAAGCGCTCGGCCGACTCAACGCGCTCCTCGTGCGGACTCAGGCGCTGCTGGCACGTGCCGAGCAGGGCGACAACGCGGTCGGCGTGATGCTCTCGCCGGAGAGCGGCAAATCGGTGCGCGCGCTGCTGGCCGCGATGGACGCGCTGAGCCGCGGCGCCGCCAAGCTCGAGTCCCGCGACAACCTGATCTCCGCGCTGCTCTACGACCCGCAGTACAAGGCGGTGGCGGACGACCTGCGCGCGGTGGCGCACAACTTCCGGGACGTCTCGGAGCGGGTGGCCCAGGGGCAGGGGCTCCTCGGTCAGCTCACCCGCGACGGCGCCGACGGTCAGGCCGGGGCCCTCGGCGACGCCACCGCCGACTTCCGCGTCGCGATGGCGAATCTGCGCGCGGTCACGGAGCGACTCAAGGCGGGCGAGGGCACGGTGGGCGCGCTGCTCGAGGATCCGACGGTATACGAGAACCTCGTGCAGTTCCTCGAAGGCGCCCGGCGCAGCTATCTCCTCCGGTCGCTCATCCGGTCGACGATCGAGTCGGGCAGCCAGGCCGGATCCGGGGCGAGCGGCCGCTGATGGCGCGCGAGCGGTCGGTCTATCGCTGCCAGGAGTGCGGCCTCGCCGCGCCCAAGCCGGGCACGTGTCCGGATTGCGCGCGGGTGGGCACGTACGTGCAGCTGGTCGAGGAGCGCCCGGCGCCCGCCCGGGGCAGCGCGCGCCCCGGCGTGACGTCCACCCGGCCCCTGCCGCTCGGGGACATCCGCGTGGACGGCGACGGCCACCGGACCTCGAGCGGCATGGCGGAGCTCGATCGGGTGCTGGGCGGGGGCGTGGTCACGGGATCGCTGGTGCTGATCGGCGGCGACCCGGGCATCGGCAAGTCGACCCTGCTCCTCCAGGTCAGCGGCGCCCTGGCCGGCCGGGCCGGCCCCGTGCTGTACGTGTCCGGCGAGGAATCCGCGGGGCAGGTGAAGCTTCGCGCCGACCGGCTCGGGGCGCCGCCGGCCGGCCTCTACTTCGTCGCGGAGACCGATCTCCAGGCCGTCGAGGCCCACGTCGCCACGCTGAATCCGAAGGTGCTGATCGTCGATTCGATCCAGACGGTCTACATGCCCGGCCTCGAGTCGGCGCCCGGTAGCGTGAGCCAGGTCCGCGAGTGCGGCGCCCGGCTCATGGCCCTGGCCAAGGGCCGGGGCATCGCCACCTTCCTGGTCGGACACGTGACCAAGGAGGGAGCTATCGCGGGACCCCGGGTGCTCGAGCACCTGGTGGATACCGTGCTCTACTTCGAGGGCGAGCAGCACCATGCTTACCGGGTGCTCCGCGCGGTGAAGAACCGGTTCGGATCCACCAACGAGATCGGGGTCTTCGAGATGGGGCACCGGGGCCTGACCGAGGTCGCCAACCCCTCGGGCTTCTTCCTGGCGGAGCGTCCCAAGGACGCCGCCGGCTCGGTGGTCGTGGCCAGCCTCGAAGGGACCCGCCCCCTGCTGGTCGAGATCCAGGCCCTGGTGACCCCGGCCGGGTTCGGAACCCCCCGCCGTACTGTGCTTGGCGCCGACTACAATCGCGTATGCTTGCTGCTGGCTGTGCTGGAGAAGCGGGTGGGCTTCCCGCTGCAGTCGCAGGACGCCTTCGTCAACGTTGCCGGAGGCGCGAAGGCGTTGGAGCCGGCCGCGGACCTGGGCCTGGTGCTGGCCGCGGCGTCCAGCTATCTGGACCGGCCGCTCCGCGGTGATCTGGTCGTGCTCGGCGAGGTGGGGCTGGCCGGGGAAGTACGGGCGGTGACCGGCCTCGAGACGCGGCTCAAGGAGGCCGCGGCGCTGGGCTTCACCGCCGCGGTGGTGCCGCAGAGCACGCTCGGGAGCGTGGCCGGCCAGCCGCTGGACGTCCAGGGTGTGGGCACGGTCGACGAGGCGGTGAAAGTCCTACTGGGGCCGTGAGGGCTGCATGCGAATCGGCATTCTGATCGTGCGGGTGCTGGTGTTGACGGCCGCCACCGCGGCCGGCTTCGCGCTGGCGCACGGGCTGGGGCTGCACGCGCCCAGCAACCTCTTCCTGGCCGGCGCCGGCTTCCTGGCCGGTGTGCTGGTGGTGCTGCTCGAGTGGCAGGCCCGTCGCGTCCCGGTGGACCGGCTCTTCTGGGGCGCCATCGGCGCCATGCTCGGCATCGTCCTCGGCCTGGGCCTCGGCACCGCGCTGGAGGCGGTGGTGCCGGGCGCGGGCGCCCTCGGCCGCGGACTCTTCGCGTTGCTGCTCGGCTATCTGGGCGCGACGGTGACGCTGCACAAGCGGGACGAGCTCGAGGACATGTCGGTCAAGCTCTTCCCGAAGACCGCGGTGCGCCAGGAGGGCGACAAGATCCTCGACACCTCCGTGATCATCGACGGGCGCATCGTGGACGTCTGCCAGACCGGGTTCCTGGCCGGCACCCTGCTGGTGCCGCAGTTCGTGCTGCGCGAGCTGCAGCAGATCGCCGACTCCGCCGACGCGCTCAAGCGCAACCGCGGCAAGCGCGGGTTCGACGTGCTGCAGCGGCTGCAGCGCGTGCCGCGCGTGACCGTCCGCATCGACGAGGTGGATTTCCCGCAGGTGCGGGAGGTGGACCGGAAGCTGATCGAGCTGGCCCGGGCCACCGGCGGCAAGATCGTCACCAACGACTACAACCTGAATCGGGTCGCCGAGCTGTCGGGCGTGTCGGTGCTCAACATCAACGAGCTGGCCAACGCGTTGAAGCCGGTGGTGTTGCCCGGCGAGCCGCTGCACGTGCACATCGTCAAGGAAGGCAAGGAGTCCAACCAGGGCGTCGCCTACCTCGACGACGGCACCATGGTAGTGGTCGAGCACGGCAAGCGGCTCATCGGCCAGACCGTCGACGTGACGGTGACCACCATCTACCAGACCGCGGCCGGCCGGATGATCTTCGCCCGCCAGCGCGACGAGGAGCAGGTCGCGCGGTGACCTACGCCATCGTCCCCGCGGGAGGCGTCGGCTCCCGCATGGGTTCCCCTCGGCCCAAGCAATACCTCCGCCTCGGACGGGCGCCGATCCTGGTGGCCACGCTGCGCGCCCTCGCGCGCACGCCGGGCCTGGCCGGCATCGTGGTGGCGGTGCCCGAGGCCCACGTGGCGGCGACGCGCCGGCTCCTCGCCCGGCAGCGGGTGCCGAAGATCCTCGATGTGGTGGCCGGCGGCGCGGACCGGCAGGAGTCGGTGTGGCGGGCGCTGCAGCGGGTGCCCGAGCGCGCGCGCTGGGTCGTGGTCCACGACGGGGTGCGGCCGTTCATCGCCGGCGGCCTCGTGGCGCGCGTGCGGACGGCGGCCGCCGGCGGGGCGGCCACCTGCGGCATGCCGGTGCGTGAGACGGTCAAGCGCGTGCGCGCCGGCGCCGTCGAGGCGACCATCGACCGCGACGGGCTGTGGACCACGCAGACGCCGCAGGTCTTTACCCGTGCGCTACTCTGGGAGGCCCACGAAAAGGCGCGGCGGGACGGTTTCGCGGGGACCGATGACGCGATGCTGGTGGAGCGGCTCGGGACGACGGTGGCGATGGTGCCGGGGCTCGAGCAGAACCTCAAGATCACGACACGGGAGGATCTCCGGACGGCCCGCGGCTGGGCCAGGCCCCGCCGCCGGGCATGACCGCGGTCCGGTCCGGGCTCGGCTTCGACCTGCACCCGCTGGTCGACGGGCGGCCCCTCGTGCTCGGTGGCGTGACGGTGCCGTCCGAGCGTGGGCTGGGCGGCCACTCGGACGCGGACGTGCTCACTCACGCGGTCTGCGAGGCCCTGCTGGGCTCGCTCGCGCTCGGCGATCTCGGGCGGCTGTTCCCCGACACCGATCCGCGCTACAAAGGAGCCTCGAGCCTCGGCCTGCTGCGGGCGGTGATGGAGCTGATCTCCAGCAAGGGAGCGCGCGTGATCAATGTGGATGCGACGGTGATCTGCCAGGCCCCACGCCTGGCCGCCCATCTGCCCGAGATGGCCCGGCAGATCGCGACCGCGATGAGCCTGGGCGTGGAGCAGGTGAGCGTGAAGGCCAAGAGTCCGGAGCACCTGGGCCTGCTCGGGCGCGGCGAGGGCATCGCCGCGATGGCGGTGGTGAGCGTGGAGGCCCGATGACCACCCGCGCGTTCAACACGCAGAGTCGGCGCAAGGAGGACCTGGTCCCGCGGCGGGGCGGCGAGCTGGGGGTATACGTCTGCGGGGTGACGGTCTACGACGTGAGCCACATCGGCCACGGCCGCAGCGCGATCGTCTTCGACGTGATCCGGCGCTATCTGCGCCACCGCGGGCACGCGGTCAAGTTCGTCAAGAACTTCACCGATATCGATGACAAGATCATCCGGCGCGCCAGCCAGGAGGGCGTCGCGGCCCGCGACGTCTCGGAGCGCTACATCGCCGAGTACCGGACCGACATGGCCTCCCTCGGCGTGCTGCCGCCCGACGTGGAGCCCAAGGCCACCGAGCACATCCCGCAGATGATCGCCCTGATCGAGCGGCTGATCCGGCAAGGCGTCGCCTACCCGGTGGACGGCGACGTCTACTTCGAGGTGCGGCGCTTCCCCGGCTACGGCAAGCTCTCGGGGAAGAACCTGGAGGATTTGCGGGCGGGC from Candidatus Methylomirabilota bacterium carries:
- the ispF gene encoding 2-C-methyl-D-erythritol 2,4-cyclodiphosphate synthase; amino-acid sequence: MTAVRSGLGFDLHPLVDGRPLVLGGVTVPSERGLGGHSDADVLTHAVCEALLGSLALGDLGRLFPDTDPRYKGASSLGLLRAVMELISSKGARVINVDATVICQAPRLAAHLPEMARQIATAMSLGVEQVSVKAKSPEHLGLLGRGEGIAAMAVVSVEAR
- a CDS encoding PIN domain-containing protein, translating into MRIGILIVRVLVLTAATAAGFALAHGLGLHAPSNLFLAGAGFLAGVLVVLLEWQARRVPVDRLFWGAIGAMLGIVLGLGLGTALEAVVPGAGALGRGLFALLLGYLGATVTLHKRDELEDMSVKLFPKTAVRQEGDKILDTSVIIDGRIVDVCQTGFLAGTLLVPQFVLRELQQIADSADALKRNRGKRGFDVLQRLQRVPRVTVRIDEVDFPQVREVDRKLIELARATGGKIVTNDYNLNRVAELSGVSVLNINELANALKPVVLPGEPLHVHIVKEGKESNQGVAYLDDGTMVVVEHGKRLIGQTVDVTVTTIYQTAAGRMIFARQRDEEQVAR
- a CDS encoding MlaD family protein → MADGRQFALQIRIGAFILAGLLVFVAIIYLLGAQARYFERKYDLIAEFTEVGGLMEGATVRLAGVQIGRVTGVVLPPEPGGKVRVTLTVARRYSDRIRRDSEVHIATQGLLGDKIIEISLGSPSAPPLQAGDMLASKESFEMQQMFKTGIETLQTVRELAASLKGTAERVDRIAKQVETGKGFVHTLVYGEPEALGRLNALLVRTQALLARAEQGDNAVGVMLSPESGKSVRALLAAMDALSRGAAKLESRDNLISALLYDPQYKAVADDLRAVAHNFRDVSERVAQGQGLLGQLTRDGADGQAGALGDATADFRVAMANLRAVTERLKAGEGTVGALLEDPTVYENLVQFLEGARRSYLLRSLIRSTIESGSQAGSGASGR
- a CDS encoding ABC transporter permease → MMEKDLRTHLRETAIWYGGLGLLTVRVARNLALPPSYFWAVAREIDIIGVRSLTVALTAALFTGMVLALQTAVNMARFGAENYVGPVVALSILRELGPVLTAILVGGKVASGITAELGSMKVTEQIDALRALGVNYIKKLIVPRLMAALLVFPLVTILADGMGLLGGMLIAVYDRNVDSYLYWNTISYWVVLKDFLTGVGKSVVFGALVTLIGCYNGLATEGGTEGLGRSTTATVVQVAMGVIVSDFFITKLFLIMFW
- the ispD gene encoding 2-C-methyl-D-erythritol 4-phosphate cytidylyltransferase, with protein sequence MTYAIVPAGGVGSRMGSPRPKQYLRLGRAPILVATLRALARTPGLAGIVVAVPEAHVAATRRLLARQRVPKILDVVAGGADRQESVWRALQRVPERARWVVVHDGVRPFIAGGLVARVRTAAAGGAATCGMPVRETVKRVRAGAVEATIDRDGLWTTQTPQVFTRALLWEAHEKARRDGFAGTDDAMLVERLGTTVAMVPGLEQNLKITTREDLRTARGWARPRRRA
- a CDS encoding ATP-binding cassette domain-containing protein is translated as MSAAMAVASPLVELRDIHKSFGQNHVLRGVSLGLNKGTILAVMGGSGTGKTVLLRIAAGLVRPDSGEVRLFGTRTDRMREESMLSLRRRTGFVFQGAALFDSLSVFENVAYALREHTRMSLGEITDRVHHFLSLVGLPDTDDLLPAELSGGMRKRVGIARALVMEPEVVFFDEPTAGLDPTNARLVAQLIAQLRTGVCDTAIVVTHDVEFAELVADQMAILLHGRFADMGTPAEIHRSPDPDVRRFLTGELREI
- the radA gene encoding DNA repair protein RadA; protein product: MARERSVYRCQECGLAAPKPGTCPDCARVGTYVQLVEERPAPARGSARPGVTSTRPLPLGDIRVDGDGHRTSSGMAELDRVLGGGVVTGSLVLIGGDPGIGKSTLLLQVSGALAGRAGPVLYVSGEESAGQVKLRADRLGAPPAGLYFVAETDLQAVEAHVATLNPKVLIVDSIQTVYMPGLESAPGSVSQVRECGARLMALAKGRGIATFLVGHVTKEGAIAGPRVLEHLVDTVLYFEGEQHHAYRVLRAVKNRFGSTNEIGVFEMGHRGLTEVANPSGFFLAERPKDAAGSVVVASLEGTRPLLVEIQALVTPAGFGTPRRTVLGADYNRVCLLLAVLEKRVGFPLQSQDAFVNVAGGAKALEPAADLGLVLAAASSYLDRPLRGDLVVLGEVGLAGEVRAVTGLETRLKEAAALGFTAAVVPQSTLGSVAGQPLDVQGVGTVDEAVKVLLGP